Proteins co-encoded in one Halorussus lipolyticus genomic window:
- a CDS encoding Lrp/AsnC family transcriptional regulator, protein MGVRELDGLDKQIVYALQEDARRTSSSDIAEKLDVSPSTVRNRIQQLEADGVIRGYHADVDYEETGFQLFTLIVCTAPIPEREELAEKAVDVSGVVEVQEVMKGEGNVLVRAVGTDGDDLSRIGEELDELGLKVTDEDIIRDTHRHPYHQFENGGE, encoded by the coding sequence ATGGGAGTTCGAGAACTCGACGGCTTGGACAAGCAAATCGTCTACGCGCTACAGGAAGACGCCCGCCGCACTTCGTCGAGCGACATCGCCGAGAAACTCGACGTATCCCCGAGTACCGTCCGGAATCGAATCCAACAACTCGAAGCGGACGGCGTTATCCGCGGCTACCACGCCGACGTGGACTACGAGGAAACCGGCTTTCAACTGTTCACGCTCATCGTCTGCACCGCGCCGATTCCCGAGCGCGAGGAGTTAGCCGAGAAGGCGGTCGATGTCTCTGGCGTGGTCGAGGTCCAAGAGGTGATGAAGGGCGAGGGCAACGTCCTCGTTCGGGCGGTGGGCACCGACGGCGACGACCTGAGTCGCATCGGCGAGGAGTTAGACGAACTCGGTCTGAAGGTCACGGACGAGGACATCATCCGGGACACCCATCGCCACCCCTACCATCAGTTCGAGAACGGCGGCGAGTGA
- a CDS encoding CNNM domain-containing protein, producing MGTAQIGLRLIAGLLLILANGFFVAIEFALTRARQFTESEFVDGDSRLERAWEMTQNLELYLTTCQVGITASSIAVGIVAEPALAALFAPLFAGTTLATIGAGAIIAYAIINLIHLTHGEQAPTYLGVERSRMVCRYGATPLYWFYKIISPLITLGDYVAKWTLKLFGIEMTGAWLETEEDAIETRAQLHNRLNSVLERGELSDERHEEVLSALAAGDKAVESVMVDSEDVVFLSTENSMEENLSRMSSSPHTRYPLVGEDEEDFRGIVYVPVVLDRIDELRDGELGLEDVAAPPMTVSASTTVSDAIDQFQAESQELALVLAEGEVVGLLTATDALEAVMGEIEDPLDERGRPGAVPS from the coding sequence ATGGGTACGGCTCAAATCGGCCTCCGGCTAATCGCGGGACTGTTGCTCATTCTGGCGAACGGCTTCTTCGTCGCCATCGAGTTCGCGCTCACGCGCGCTCGCCAGTTCACCGAAAGCGAGTTCGTGGACGGCGACTCCCGCCTCGAACGAGCGTGGGAGATGACCCAGAACCTCGAACTCTACCTGACAACCTGTCAAGTCGGCATCACGGCGTCCAGCATCGCGGTCGGTATCGTCGCCGAACCCGCGCTGGCGGCGCTGTTCGCGCCACTGTTCGCCGGCACGACGCTTGCGACGATTGGAGCGGGCGCGATTATCGCCTACGCCATCATCAATCTCATCCACCTGACCCACGGCGAACAGGCACCGACCTACCTCGGCGTCGAACGCTCGCGGATGGTCTGCCGATACGGTGCCACGCCGCTCTACTGGTTCTACAAGATTATCTCGCCGCTCATCACGCTCGGCGACTACGTTGCGAAGTGGACGCTCAAACTGTTCGGCATCGAGATGACGGGCGCGTGGCTCGAAACCGAGGAGGACGCCATAGAGACTCGCGCGCAACTCCACAACCGACTCAACTCGGTGCTGGAACGGGGCGAACTCTCCGACGAGCGCCACGAGGAGGTCCTGAGCGCGCTCGCCGCCGGGGACAAGGCCGTCGAGTCGGTGATGGTCGATTCCGAGGACGTGGTGTTCCTCTCGACGGAGAACTCGATGGAGGAGAACCTCAGTCGGATGTCCTCCTCGCCCCACACCCGCTACCCCCTCGTCGGAGAGGACGAGGAGGACTTCCGGGGTATCGTCTACGTGCCGGTCGTCCTCGACCGGATAGACGAGCTACGCGACGGCGAACTCGGACTGGAGGACGTTGCCGCACCGCCGATGACGGTTTCGGCCTCCACGACCGTCAGCGACGCCATCGACCAGTTCCAAGCCGAGAGCCAAGAGTTGGCGCTGGTCCTCGCGGAGGGTGAGGTCGTCGGCCTGCTGACGGCGACCGACGCGCTCGAAGCCGTGATGGGCGAAATCGAGGACCCGCTCGACGAGCGGGGTCGCCCCGGCGCAGTCCCGAGTTGA
- a CDS encoding twin-arginine translocation signal domain-containing protein, with the protein MSDKEPILNRRRFLKRTSATGALAVGATANVTAKKTANVEQIEQDALKTEVRTHGSDLLGLLQSEGVDVAMDDLSNPRRSQTEDGTTQVVGETQVDDGFLVTHVEPDSERAFGVLWSEDTVTFYDPEDGVTTEDVDTMSHNCWCSDESCSSSYDYQKCYQNGDTFYGRCNCF; encoded by the coding sequence ATGAGCGACAAAGAACCCATCCTGAACCGACGACGATTCCTCAAGCGAACGTCCGCGACCGGTGCCCTCGCGGTCGGTGCGACCGCCAACGTCACCGCGAAGAAGACCGCGAACGTCGAGCAAATCGAGCAAGACGCGCTCAAGACCGAGGTCCGTACCCACGGTAGCGACCTGCTCGGTCTCCTCCAGTCGGAGGGCGTCGATGTCGCCATGGACGACCTCTCGAACCCCCGCCGGAGTCAGACCGAAGACGGCACCACGCAGGTCGTCGGCGAGACGCAGGTTGACGACGGTTTCCTCGTGACCCACGTCGAACCCGACTCGGAGCGCGCCTTCGGTGTTCTCTGGTCCGAGGACACCGTGACGTTCTACGACCCGGAAGACGGCGTGACCACCGAGGACGTCGATACGATGAGCCACAACTGCTGGTGTAGTGACGAGTCCTGTAGTTCGTCCTACGACTACCAGAAGTGCTATCAGAACGGCGACACCTTCTACGGTCGCTGTAACTGCTTCTAA
- a CDS encoding aminopeptidase codes for MDQRIYDHAEVLVDWSARVEEGDNVVVRVDEGAHDLAVAVAEKLGERGANYLTTYVSDEVQSAFVRSHDGDFDQDPDFETEMLERADSVLSLRAKRNTAAKAAIPGEKRSAYRKSRSGIREVRMDSDWVSTIHPTRALAQQAGMDYREYQDFVYDAVLRDWEALADQMANMKDLLDEGSEVRIVKEDTDLTMSIEGRTAVNSAASVAYDSHNLPSGEVFTAPENPEGEVYFDVPMTHNGERIQGVHLTFEEGAVVDWSAETGEQALTDILETDEGAKRLGELGIGMNRGINRFTDSILFDEKMGDTIHLAVGRAYSSCLPEGEEGNESAVHVDMITDMSDDSRMEIDGEVVQRNGTFRWEDGFEE; via the coding sequence ATGGACCAGCGAATCTACGACCACGCAGAGGTCTTAGTCGATTGGAGCGCCCGCGTCGAGGAGGGCGACAACGTCGTCGTCCGAGTGGACGAAGGTGCCCACGACCTCGCGGTCGCGGTGGCCGAGAAACTCGGCGAGCGAGGTGCTAACTACCTGACGACCTACGTCTCCGACGAGGTGCAGTCGGCGTTCGTCCGGAGTCACGACGGCGACTTCGACCAAGACCCCGACTTCGAAACCGAGATGCTCGAACGGGCCGACTCGGTGCTGTCGCTCCGGGCGAAGCGCAACACGGCCGCCAAGGCCGCCATTCCGGGCGAGAAGCGGTCTGCCTACCGAAAGTCCCGGTCGGGTATCCGAGAGGTTCGGATGGACAGCGATTGGGTCTCGACCATCCACCCGACTCGCGCGCTGGCCCAGCAGGCCGGGATGGACTACCGGGAGTATCAGGACTTCGTGTACGATGCCGTCCTCCGCGACTGGGAGGCACTCGCCGACCAGATGGCGAACATGAAGGACCTGCTGGACGAGGGGAGCGAGGTCCGCATCGTCAAGGAGGACACGGACCTCACGATGTCCATCGAAGGCAGAACCGCGGTCAACAGCGCGGCGTCGGTGGCCTACGACTCGCACAACCTGCCCAGCGGCGAGGTGTTCACCGCCCCGGAGAACCCCGAGGGCGAGGTCTACTTCGACGTGCCGATGACCCACAACGGCGAGCGCATTCAGGGCGTCCACCTCACCTTCGAGGAGGGCGCGGTCGTAGACTGGTCGGCCGAGACGGGCGAGCAGGCGCTGACCGACATCCTCGAAACCGACGAGGGCGCGAAGCGACTGGGCGAACTCGGAATTGGGATGAACCGCGGCATCAATCGCTTCACCGACAGCATCCTGTTCGACGAGAAGATGGGCGACACCATCCACCTCGCGGTCGGTCGGGCCTATTCCTCTTGCCTGCCGGAGGGCGAGGAGGGCAACGAGAGCGCGGTCCACGTGGACATGATTACCGACATGAGCGACGACTCCCGGATGGAAATCGACGGCGAAGTTGTTCAGCGCAACGGCACCTTCCGATGGGAAGACGGGTTTGAGGAGTAA
- a CDS encoding matrixin family metalloprotease: MWRTLFVAGLLVLAGCATEAPSSATDDRTGGERALTADETPDRPNPWGDDELTVAINNTANSSRNFRPLVADALDFWANNSTRWAGFAIDYELRPNASNPDIIVEFVDSIESCANVSDPAGCAPYVNYGGGVSRPVTIEVVGSYSNDSTLLILKHELGHTLGLNHTADPQSVMAPSSQLRTLPRPNATERRLPWNDANFSVYLADENATNPGTVREQVRHALDYYARGADGTVPANVSFEFVDNRTEAEVVVELGDQLPCRTGDSGSCGRVRGTDPDGDGALERYDHLRVTVSGLDTEAVGWHVGYWLGYGFGFEDDAEWPDPFRNASYDERRSEWWTDE, from the coding sequence GGCGAGCGGGCGCTAACTGCCGACGAGACGCCGGACCGTCCGAACCCGTGGGGTGACGACGAGTTAACGGTCGCTATCAACAACACCGCGAACTCCTCGCGGAACTTCCGGCCGCTGGTGGCCGACGCGCTGGATTTCTGGGCGAACAACAGCACGCGCTGGGCCGGATTTGCCATCGACTACGAACTGAGACCCAACGCATCCAATCCCGACATCATCGTCGAATTCGTGGACAGCATCGAGTCCTGCGCCAACGTCTCCGACCCGGCCGGATGCGCGCCCTACGTCAATTACGGCGGCGGAGTCTCCCGACCGGTGACCATCGAAGTCGTCGGGTCGTATTCCAACGACTCGACCCTGCTCATCCTCAAGCACGAACTCGGCCACACCCTCGGGCTGAACCACACCGCCGACCCGCAGTCGGTGATGGCTCCCTCCTCGCAGTTGCGGACCCTGCCCCGGCCCAACGCCACCGAGCGCAGACTGCCGTGGAACGACGCCAACTTCAGTGTCTACCTCGCTGACGAGAACGCCACCAACCCCGGCACGGTCCGCGAGCAGGTCCGCCACGCCCTCGACTACTACGCCCGAGGAGCAGACGGAACTGTCCCGGCGAACGTCTCCTTCGAGTTCGTAGACAACAGAACCGAGGCCGAAGTGGTCGTGGAGTTAGGCGACCAGTTACCCTGCCGGACCGGCGACAGCGGTTCGTGCGGCCGAGTCCGCGGCACCGACCCCGACGGCGACGGCGCGCTCGAACGCTACGACCACCTCCGAGTGACCGTCAGCGGCCTCGACACCGAGGCAGTCGGCTGGCACGTCGGCTACTGGCTCGGCTACGGGTTCGGCTTCGAGGACGACGCCGAGTGGCCCGACCCCTTCCGGAACGCGAGTTACGACGAGCGCAGAAGCGAGTGGTGGACCGACGAGTAG